The following proteins come from a genomic window of Azospirillum humicireducens:
- a CDS encoding MFS transporter — translation MTTTMTTMPTDRKTPAVAALFGGLLANGAGHSFLLIVLPPLGRSIGFGDVRTGMLLSLSALLLVVAGPVWGQVCDRWGRRRVLLTGLAAAALYPVAMAGILAGHGDGRLSAEAAFALLLAARLVQSALSAGIMPAAQGFLADVTSTDERAGGMGMMGAAFGLGAILGGAFAWRMGGTAPGTALLAIAALIAAGTSAVWLCVREPVRPAASATAPVAGWPRPAVLRPFLAITLCGLAAYSLLQQVTALRLQDAFGLTPVDSVQRGGAILAVTMAVMVATQGLAVRWLGWPPARLLRVGAVVAALAMLAAALAPSPALLMAAMAGLGGGLGLLLPGNLAALSLRTAPDMQARTAGLNGIGQGVGMAAGPLLGASLHQLSPVMPYWAGAAILCVVCALAFRRH, via the coding sequence ATGACCACCACCATGACCACCATGCCGACCGACCGGAAGACACCCGCAGTGGCCGCCCTGTTCGGCGGGCTGCTGGCGAACGGCGCCGGCCATTCCTTCCTGCTGATCGTCCTGCCGCCGCTCGGGCGGAGCATCGGCTTCGGCGATGTGCGGACCGGTATGCTGCTCAGCCTTTCCGCCCTGCTGCTGGTCGTCGCCGGACCGGTCTGGGGGCAGGTCTGCGACCGCTGGGGCCGGCGCCGCGTGCTGCTGACCGGGCTCGCCGCCGCCGCCCTGTATCCCGTGGCGATGGCCGGGATCCTGGCCGGGCACGGCGACGGACGCCTGTCGGCCGAGGCGGCCTTCGCCCTGCTGCTGGCCGCCCGGCTGGTCCAGTCGGCCTTGTCGGCCGGCATCATGCCGGCGGCCCAGGGCTTCCTCGCCGACGTGACCAGCACGGACGAGCGGGCCGGCGGCATGGGGATGATGGGCGCCGCCTTCGGACTGGGCGCCATCCTCGGCGGCGCCTTCGCCTGGCGGATGGGAGGGACGGCGCCCGGCACCGCGCTGCTGGCCATCGCCGCGCTGATCGCCGCCGGAACGTCGGCGGTCTGGCTCTGTGTCCGCGAGCCGGTGCGGCCGGCCGCATCGGCGACAGCCCCGGTGGCGGGGTGGCCCCGTCCGGCGGTTCTCCGCCCCTTCCTGGCGATCACGCTGTGCGGGCTGGCCGCCTACAGCCTGCTGCAGCAGGTGACGGCGCTGCGCCTCCAGGACGCCTTCGGCCTGACCCCGGTGGACTCGGTGCAGCGCGGCGGCGCCATCCTGGCAGTGACCATGGCGGTGATGGTGGCGACGCAGGGGCTGGCGGTGCGCTGGCTGGGCTGGCCCCCCGCGCGCCTGCTGCGGGTCGGGGCCGTCGTCGCGGCACTCGCCATGCTGGCGGCGGCACTGGCACCCTCCCCCGCCCTGCTGATGGCGGCGATGGCCGGGCTGGGTGGCGGGCTGGGTCTGCTGCTGCCGGGGAATCTCGCCGCGCTCAGCCTGCGGACGGCGCCGGACATGCAGGCCCGGACCGCCGGCCTCAACGGCATCGGGCAGGGAGTCGGCATGGCCGCCGGCCCGCTGCTGGGGGCGTCGCTGCACCAGCTCTCGCCGGTCATGCCCTATTGGGCGGGCGCCGCGATCCTGTGCGTGGTGTGCGCCCTGGCGTTCCGGCGGCACTGA
- a CDS encoding TetR family transcriptional regulator, whose translation MTADDATGTTKKTKPSRKNDPEGTRQDILEVATEEFASLGFSGGRVDAIAARTRTTKRMIYYYFGGKEELYLAVLEKVYGDIRAIENRLNLQDLDPEAAIRALIDFTFDYQEQHEDFIRLVSIENIHRAEHMKKSKAIANLNITVIDTLARILERGRAAGVFKADIQPIDLHLMISAFCFFRVSNRHTFNLIFHQNLAAADTRTRHKRMIADAIVSLLKSEAAGT comes from the coding sequence ATGACGGCGGACGACGCGACCGGCACAACCAAAAAGACAAAGCCAAGCCGCAAGAACGACCCCGAAGGCACGCGCCAGGACATCCTCGAGGTGGCGACGGAGGAGTTCGCCTCGCTGGGCTTCAGCGGCGGCCGGGTCGACGCGATCGCCGCACGCACCCGCACCACCAAGCGCATGATCTATTATTACTTCGGCGGCAAGGAGGAGCTGTATCTTGCCGTGCTGGAGAAGGTCTACGGTGACATCCGCGCCATCGAGAACCGCCTGAACCTTCAGGATCTGGACCCGGAGGCGGCGATCCGCGCCCTGATCGATTTCACCTTCGACTATCAGGAGCAGCACGAGGACTTCATCCGGCTGGTCAGCATCGAGAACATCCACCGTGCCGAACATATGAAGAAGTCGAAAGCAATCGCCAACCTGAACATCACGGTCATCGACACGCTGGCCCGCATTCTGGAGCGCGGCCGCGCAGCGGGCGTGTTCAAGGCCGACATCCAGCCGATCGACCTGCACCTGATGATCAGTGCCTTCTGTTTCTTCCGGGTATCGAACCGCCACACCTTCAACCTCATCTTTCACCAGAATCTCGCCGCCGCCGACACGCGCACCCGTCACAAGCGGATGATCGCCGACGCCATCGTCAGCCTTCTCAAGTCCGAGGCGGCGGGCACCTGA
- a CDS encoding helix-turn-helix transcriptional regulator, producing the protein MNILRKTGPDVFQVGPQMLAHLAGPGAGWRDHALPCADGAVRFRTGRVGPGITLTSSECRLGGDYRSRIDHGAAVGVLAFGLSGTSLFGCGDAALRHTVRAGDVWLFRLDDAPIARLTPAQELAGMLAVKFDLDRIGEVLDGAGLNRMPGGTRAVRLGRSESGADRLRLLLNNGLASPLDRLMAESAALGLLAHWLAPVVDAGPMGDGAPGAALGRAERCGVARVADMLLSDLCHPPSLERLAEAAGMSHARLNRCFRKVYGQTVFAWLRDRRLERAEHCLKNSDESITGIAFLCGFSSSSHFAAAFRERHGCTPAEFRQRR; encoded by the coding sequence ATGAACATCCTCCGCAAGACCGGGCCGGATGTGTTCCAGGTCGGCCCGCAGATGCTGGCTCATCTTGCCGGGCCGGGGGCCGGGTGGCGCGACCACGCGCTGCCCTGCGCCGACGGGGCCGTGCGTTTCCGCACCGGACGGGTCGGGCCGGGCATCACCCTGACCAGCAGCGAGTGCCGCCTGGGCGGCGACTACCGGTCGCGGATCGACCATGGCGCGGCGGTAGGGGTGCTGGCCTTCGGCCTGTCGGGCACCAGCCTGTTCGGTTGCGGCGACGCGGCGTTGCGCCACACGGTGCGCGCCGGGGATGTCTGGCTGTTCCGGCTGGACGACGCGCCCATCGCCCGGCTGACTCCGGCGCAGGAACTGGCCGGCATGCTGGCGGTCAAGTTCGACCTGGACCGCATCGGCGAGGTGCTGGACGGTGCCGGCCTGAACCGGATGCCGGGAGGAACCCGCGCGGTCCGGCTGGGGCGCTCCGAGTCCGGCGCCGACCGGCTGCGCCTGCTGCTGAACAACGGCCTCGCCTCGCCGCTCGACCGGCTGATGGCGGAGAGCGCCGCGCTCGGGCTGCTGGCACATTGGCTGGCGCCAGTGGTGGACGCCGGCCCCATGGGGGACGGCGCGCCAGGGGCCGCACTGGGGCGCGCAGAGCGGTGCGGGGTGGCGCGGGTGGCGGACATGCTGCTGTCCGATCTGTGCCACCCGCCCTCGCTGGAGCGTCTCGCCGAAGCGGCGGGCATGAGCCACGCGCGGTTGAACCGCTGCTTCCGCAAGGTCTACGGGCAGACCGTCTTCGCCTGGCTGCGCGACCGGCGGCTGGAGCGCGCCGAACATTGCCTGAAGAACAGCGACGAGAGCATCACCGGGATCGCCTTTCTTTGCGGCTTCAGCAGCTCCAGCCATTTCGCCGCCGCCTTCCGCGAGCGCCACGGCTGTACCCCAGCCGAGTTCCGCCAACGCCGCTGA
- a CDS encoding MFS transporter, which translates to MGAARVLLTVAGIYTTQSAIGGMSFQALPAVLRSHGAGLELVGLVSLFMLPWALKFLWAPAVERFRQRPGGIRRSRPIILAGQGVAFALLVLLAALSPREAPLALFLLLAAVAVVVATVDIACDGFTVERLAPATRGWGGAVQVGGGYAGMMLGGGLFLVLVDRAGWTAAVCAMVGLLVLLTLPVLLTPEPPLASLGEDRSGNRHRPSLAAAFARPDVRWGLVVVMVFQPGLRIVQGLMAPFLIDRGFDLALLGMLHGVAGTAASLLGALLAGLAARRWGADALLGPAVLVEAAVFLALLAAALVPGLPVAALVGLLLALAAVTGAAFVVLYTAMMGWTSLRQAGVDFTLFQCADAMVAALAGYGGALLAGTLGYKAGFGLAAGAALAAAALLPALRARIGAVQPDAAPPGVAV; encoded by the coding sequence ATGGGCGCCGCGCGGGTGTTGCTGACGGTCGCGGGGATCTACACGACCCAGAGCGCCATCGGCGGCATGAGCTTCCAGGCCCTGCCCGCCGTCCTGCGCAGCCATGGCGCCGGGCTGGAGCTGGTCGGTCTGGTGTCGCTGTTCATGCTGCCCTGGGCATTGAAATTCCTGTGGGCGCCCGCCGTCGAGCGGTTTCGCCAACGGCCCGGCGGCATCCGGCGGTCGCGGCCGATCATCCTGGCCGGGCAGGGGGTGGCGTTCGCCCTGCTCGTCCTGCTGGCGGCGCTGTCGCCGCGCGAGGCGCCGCTGGCCCTGTTCCTGCTGCTTGCCGCCGTCGCGGTGGTGGTGGCGACGGTGGACATCGCCTGCGACGGCTTCACGGTGGAGCGTCTGGCTCCCGCCACGCGCGGCTGGGGCGGCGCGGTGCAGGTGGGCGGCGGCTATGCCGGGATGATGCTGGGCGGCGGCCTGTTCCTGGTGCTGGTGGATCGCGCGGGCTGGACTGCGGCGGTGTGCGCCATGGTCGGGCTGCTGGTTCTGCTGACTCTGCCGGTCCTGTTGACGCCCGAGCCGCCGCTTGCCTCTCTCGGTGAGGACCGGAGCGGAAACCGGCACCGCCCATCGCTGGCGGCGGCCTTCGCTCGGCCGGACGTGCGCTGGGGGCTGGTCGTCGTGATGGTCTTCCAGCCGGGCTTGCGGATCGTGCAGGGGCTGATGGCGCCCTTCCTGATCGACCGGGGCTTCGACCTTGCCCTGCTGGGGATGTTACACGGCGTCGCCGGCACGGCGGCCAGTCTGCTGGGGGCGCTGCTGGCCGGGCTGGCGGCGCGGCGCTGGGGCGCCGATGCGCTGCTGGGGCCGGCGGTGCTGGTCGAGGCGGCGGTCTTCCTCGCCCTGCTGGCGGCGGCGCTGGTTCCCGGCCTGCCCGTCGCGGCGTTGGTCGGGCTGCTGCTGGCGCTGGCCGCCGTGACCGGGGCGGCCTTCGTCGTCCTCTACACGGCGATGATGGGTTGGACATCCCTGCGGCAGGCCGGGGTGGATTTCACGCTGTTCCAATGCGCCGACGCGATGGTCGCGGCGCTGGCCGGCTATGGCGGGGCGCTGCTGGCGGGAACCCTGGGCTACAAGGCCGGCTTCGGCCTCGCCGCCGGGGCCGCCTTGGCGGCGGCGGCGCTGCTGCCGGCGCTGCGGGCGCGGATCGGCGCCGTTCAGCCGGACGCCGCTCCGCCGGGCGTGGCGGTGTAG
- a CDS encoding class I SAM-dependent methyltransferase: MTTHPDDSSVPARLFDLIQAPLRWQLVAVGLEFALFDRLATPATAADLAADLALDAGRLGFVLDALAAMELLVKADGRYRLADEASPYLRTDGPRSLRDLLTTLPRLRHGDVAALLRGETADAPLDMTAPEFWDRSAFSLRSFHRGMGAAAMMAVLESLPEWPSARRFLDVGAGSETLSLTVAERRPDMTATVVDLPPMASRIAGRLDTAGAAGRRVAVIAGDFNDTEWGGGYDVIWASLTLYYARDLVALLAKARRALAPGGVFVSLHEGLTAERTQPETHVVGRLAAALRGQGRSFDRGAIAAALSAAGFARVDSRDVATAFGPFRLDCGRG; this comes from the coding sequence ATGACCACGCACCCCGACGACAGCAGCGTTCCCGCCCGGCTGTTCGACCTGATCCAGGCGCCGCTGCGCTGGCAGCTTGTGGCGGTCGGTCTGGAATTCGCCCTGTTCGACCGGCTGGCCACGCCCGCGACGGCGGCCGATCTGGCGGCCGATCTGGCACTCGACGCCGGACGCCTCGGCTTCGTCCTCGACGCGCTGGCCGCCATGGAACTGCTGGTCAAGGCCGATGGCCGCTACCGCCTCGCGGACGAAGCCTCGCCCTATCTGCGCACCGACGGCCCGCGGTCCCTGCGCGACCTGCTGACCACCCTCCCCCGCCTGCGGCACGGCGACGTGGCGGCATTGCTGCGCGGGGAGACCGCCGACGCGCCGCTCGACATGACCGCGCCGGAGTTCTGGGACCGCTCCGCCTTCAGCCTGCGTTCCTTCCATCGCGGCATGGGGGCGGCGGCCATGATGGCGGTGTTGGAAAGCCTGCCGGAATGGCCCTCCGCCCGGCGGTTCCTCGATGTCGGCGCCGGATCGGAGACGCTGTCGCTGACGGTCGCGGAGCGGCGGCCGGACATGACCGCCACGGTGGTCGACCTGCCGCCGATGGCGAGCCGGATCGCCGGACGGCTGGACACCGCCGGAGCGGCGGGCCGGCGCGTCGCGGTGATCGCGGGCGACTTCAACGACACGGAGTGGGGCGGCGGGTACGACGTGATCTGGGCGTCGCTGACGCTCTACTACGCCCGCGACCTCGTGGCGCTGCTGGCCAAGGCCCGGCGGGCGCTGGCGCCGGGCGGCGTCTTCGTCAGCCTGCACGAGGGGCTGACGGCGGAGCGCACCCAACCGGAAACCCACGTCGTCGGCCGGCTGGCGGCGGCCCTGCGCGGGCAGGGCCGCTCCTTCGATCGGGGAGCCATCGCGGCGGCGCTGTCGGCCGCCGGCTTCGCCCGTGTGGACAGCCGGGACGTCGCGACCGCCTTCGGCCCGTTCCGGCTGGACTGCGGGCGGGGGTAG
- a CDS encoding type II toxin-antitoxin system RelE/ParE family toxin, which produces MSHLLTGPAERDILDILRTTRTRFGTAQLRTYAMLIDRAIHMVAEDPGRPGMLPRPELGPDVRLFHLELAAGRRGAAAHCLYYTTGLLPDGTVGTIILRVLHEGMEPRRKVARSLTGLAS; this is translated from the coding sequence ATGAGCCACCTTCTCACCGGTCCGGCCGAGCGTGACATCCTGGACATCCTGCGCACGACACGGACGCGGTTTGGAACCGCCCAGCTGCGCACCTATGCGATGCTGATCGACAGGGCGATCCATATGGTTGCCGAGGATCCCGGCCGGCCGGGCATGCTGCCGCGCCCGGAACTGGGGCCCGACGTCCGGCTGTTCCATCTGGAACTCGCGGCCGGCAGGCGCGGTGCCGCTGCACACTGCCTCTACTACACGACCGGCCTGCTGCCGGATGGAACGGTCGGCACGATCATCCTGCGTGTGCTCCATGAGGGCATGGAACCGCGCCGCAAGGTGGCCCGCTCCTTGACCGGCCTGGCCTCCTGA
- a CDS encoding TonB-dependent receptor, with amino-acid sequence MTHRPVSTPAFPTPAIARLLSSTPLLLAMAGPALADDPPDAAAMELAPVTVEARQWKEDVRRIPGSVEVLTPDALDSPLSGGLAAIAKRSPNVQIEQSSVQTRIVMRGMTSANTALQDPLGFFVNDVALPHGAAQAPRLPDPAMLEILKGPQGSLYGRNTEAGAVKAASADPTWTPSGWASLSTGFQDGPDGWRPAVTASGRLSGPLAGDTLAGSLAFRAEDAKGAGLNRYDGSRNGAETGRWTLSGGLEARPDDDTDIRLKSLVERAELGKARMRYLSGPYATGRFTTNYNTPSWDDSTSAVQSLRIDRRGDGFDLTGVTGWTHYTRDFQMDLDGTPLSTLPTLSSHRDDALSQEIRLTSADPQARLRWLAGVYAYREWTELDFRIGTPRVGRKTDIEQTGLAGFGQADVGLTDALRLGLGGRLEWIGQSGRQTVSSAAGRMSYQQDLRHTTLLPRVSLSYEAGPDTTLYASYARGYLPGGYNYGTATSRDTLTYAPEHSWTAEAGVKASFAGGRGAVQFSVFHTRTTDKQILDLVPGGTQKVSNAAEAENLGAELSLNGRLSERWTLFGSGGLQRAKATAYTVNVNRNGALLPTDLSGNRLPMAAHATYALGIRYDEGERGWFGQVGVNGSGPYYFDSENTLRQSAFVLTDAEIGYRFASVELSLWGSNLFDRNVYTRAVRAPLGVLAEDGAAREVGLRVKAAW; translated from the coding sequence ATGACGCACCGACCGGTTTCCACACCGGCGTTTCCCACACCGGCGATCGCCCGGCTGCTTTCCTCGACCCCGCTCCTTCTGGCGATGGCGGGACCGGCGCTGGCCGACGACCCGCCGGACGCCGCCGCCATGGAGCTGGCCCCGGTGACGGTCGAGGCCCGGCAATGGAAGGAGGATGTCCGGCGCATCCCCGGATCGGTCGAGGTCCTGACGCCCGATGCGTTGGACAGCCCGCTGTCGGGCGGACTGGCGGCCATCGCCAAGCGGTCGCCGAACGTCCAGATCGAACAGTCTTCGGTGCAGACGCGGATCGTCATGCGCGGCATGACCAGCGCCAACACCGCCTTGCAGGATCCCCTGGGTTTCTTCGTGAACGACGTCGCCCTTCCCCACGGCGCCGCCCAGGCGCCCCGGCTGCCCGACCCCGCCATGCTGGAAATCCTCAAGGGGCCGCAAGGCAGCCTCTACGGCCGCAACACCGAGGCCGGCGCCGTCAAGGCCGCCTCCGCCGATCCGACCTGGACGCCGTCCGGCTGGGCCAGCCTGTCGACCGGCTTCCAGGACGGCCCCGACGGCTGGCGCCCCGCCGTCACGGCGTCCGGGCGGCTGTCGGGTCCGCTTGCCGGCGACACGCTGGCCGGTTCGCTGGCCTTCCGCGCGGAGGACGCCAAGGGCGCCGGACTGAACCGCTACGACGGGTCGAGGAACGGCGCGGAAACCGGCCGCTGGACCCTGTCGGGCGGTCTGGAAGCCCGGCCCGACGACGATACCGACATCCGCCTGAAGAGCCTCGTCGAACGGGCCGAACTGGGCAAGGCACGGATGCGCTACCTCTCCGGCCCCTATGCCACCGGCCGCTTCACCACCAACTACAACACCCCCTCCTGGGACGATTCCACCAGCGCGGTGCAATCCCTGCGGATCGACCGTCGCGGCGACGGCTTCGACCTGACCGGCGTCACCGGCTGGACCCATTACACGCGCGATTTCCAGATGGATCTCGACGGCACACCGCTCTCCACCCTGCCGACCCTCTCGTCCCACCGCGACGACGCCCTGTCGCAGGAAATCCGCCTGACCTCCGCCGATCCGCAGGCGCGGCTGCGCTGGCTGGCCGGTGTCTACGCCTACCGGGAATGGACCGAACTGGACTTCCGCATCGGCACCCCGCGCGTGGGGCGCAAGACCGACATCGAGCAGACCGGGCTGGCCGGCTTCGGCCAGGCGGATGTCGGTCTGACCGACGCCTTGCGGCTCGGGCTGGGCGGCCGGCTCGAATGGATCGGCCAGAGCGGCCGCCAGACCGTCTCCAGCGCGGCCGGCCGCATGAGCTATCAGCAGGATCTGCGCCACACCACGCTGCTGCCTCGCGTCAGCCTGTCCTACGAGGCCGGGCCGGACACCACGCTCTACGCCTCCTACGCGCGGGGCTATCTGCCGGGCGGCTACAATTACGGGACTGCGACCAGCCGCGACACGCTGACCTACGCGCCCGAACACAGCTGGACCGCCGAGGCCGGGGTGAAGGCCAGCTTCGCCGGCGGGCGCGGCGCCGTGCAATTCTCGGTCTTCCACACGCGCACGACCGACAAGCAGATCCTCGATCTGGTGCCCGGCGGCACCCAGAAGGTCAGCAACGCCGCCGAGGCCGAAAATCTGGGCGCCGAGTTGTCGCTGAACGGACGCCTGAGCGAGCGTTGGACCCTGTTTGGAAGCGGCGGCCTGCAACGGGCCAAGGCGACCGCCTACACCGTCAACGTCAATCGCAACGGCGCGCTGCTGCCCACCGACCTGTCGGGCAACCGCCTGCCGATGGCGGCGCACGCGACCTATGCGCTGGGCATCCGCTATGACGAAGGCGAGCGGGGGTGGTTCGGACAGGTGGGGGTGAACGGCTCCGGCCCCTATTATTTCGATTCGGAGAATACATTGCGGCAATCGGCCTTCGTGCTGACCGACGCCGAGATCGGCTACCGCTTCGCGTCGGTGGAGCTGTCGCTGTGGGGCAGCAACCTGTTCGACCGGAACGTCTACACCCGCGCCGTCCGGGCACCGCTCGGCGTGCTGGCGGAGGATGGCGCGGCGCGCGAGGTCGGCCTGCGCGTCAAGGCGGCGTGGTGA
- a CDS encoding helix-turn-helix transcriptional regulator produces the protein MKAGLMQKIVVDHGSAGVRRRWTTAAQPRSVVRHSGPLMPGIEGHMKRTLVRDGMAVTTCDFTTTSTVEGSVHGHASLSIAVFLKAGGVTGVAPDGPVMPYRDGHLYVFLSNRSAWGRFHLPPGQRMTMAELRIDWDVLGGMLDPCAFTSTMAGALDLYAEDLDGVWMGCAPAPREMILATERLLQGTVAERADALFVEGKALELLALALDRLTTAQGRPPRPPEPSLLDRRRVKAARDLMVEDIAHGWTIAELARVAGVNEKKLKHGFRTLYDASVHQYLQDMRMKRAADLLGRQAASVTEVSLMVGYANPSHFAKLFRRYYGVAPSAYTATPGGAASG, from the coding sequence ATGAAAGCGGGCCTGATGCAGAAGATCGTCGTCGATCACGGTTCGGCGGGCGTCCGCCGACGCTGGACCACCGCTGCTCAGCCGCGTTCGGTGGTTCGCCATTCCGGACCGTTGATGCCGGGCATCGAGGGGCACATGAAGCGCACGCTGGTGCGCGACGGCATGGCGGTGACGACCTGCGACTTCACGACCACCAGCACGGTCGAGGGCAGCGTCCACGGCCACGCCAGCCTTTCCATCGCAGTGTTCCTGAAGGCCGGAGGCGTCACCGGGGTGGCGCCGGACGGGCCGGTCATGCCCTACCGCGACGGCCATCTCTATGTGTTCCTGTCGAACCGCAGCGCCTGGGGCCGGTTCCATCTGCCGCCGGGCCAGCGCATGACGATGGCGGAACTGCGCATCGACTGGGATGTCCTGGGTGGCATGCTCGACCCGTGCGCATTCACCTCCACCATGGCCGGCGCGCTGGACCTGTATGCGGAGGATCTCGACGGGGTGTGGATGGGCTGTGCGCCCGCCCCGCGCGAGATGATCCTGGCGACGGAGCGGCTGCTCCAGGGCACGGTGGCCGAGCGCGCCGACGCACTGTTCGTGGAGGGCAAGGCGCTGGAGCTGCTGGCCCTGGCGCTCGACCGGCTGACCACCGCCCAAGGGCGCCCGCCCCGTCCGCCCGAACCGAGCCTGCTCGACCGGCGTCGGGTGAAGGCGGCGCGCGACCTGATGGTCGAGGACATCGCCCATGGCTGGACCATCGCCGAACTGGCCCGCGTCGCCGGGGTGAACGAGAAGAAGCTGAAGCACGGCTTCCGGACTCTCTACGATGCGTCGGTCCACCAGTATCTCCAGGACATGCGGATGAAGCGGGCGGCCGATCTGCTGGGGCGGCAGGCGGCCAGCGTGACCGAGGTGTCGCTGATGGTCGGCTATGCCAATCCGAGCCACTTCGCCAAGCTGTTCCGCCGCTATTACGGCGTCGCCCCCAGCGCCTACACCGCCACGCCCGGCGGAGCGGCGTCCGGCTGA
- the dmeF gene encoding CDF family Co(II)/Ni(II) efflux transporter DmeF, whose protein sequence is MHTKTIDAWTHDHGFGQDRVRPAEFRTLLVVALTAVTMVAEVAAGVAFGSIALLTDGLHMASHAAALGISLLAYVFARRHARNRAFSFGTGKVNALAGFASALLLVFVTLLMLWESLHRLVDPVAISFDQALVVTLVGLAVNIASAAILMRGPSGDDAEHHHHGHDHHHGHGHDHHHGHGHGHAHEEHDHNLRGAILHVLADIATSVLAVLALLGGKHLGASWLDPAMGIVGAAVIARWSWGLLRDTGRVLLDQEAPADLREAVRGAIEADGDSRIADLHVWSIGPGLFTTVLSVVSHEPHSPEHYKALLPAGLGLVHPVVEVRRCPGEAGC, encoded by the coding sequence ATGCACACGAAGACGATCGACGCCTGGACCCATGACCACGGCTTCGGCCAGGACCGTGTCCGGCCGGCCGAGTTCCGCACGCTTCTGGTGGTGGCGCTGACCGCCGTGACCATGGTGGCGGAGGTGGCTGCGGGCGTCGCCTTCGGATCCATCGCGCTGCTGACCGACGGCCTGCACATGGCCTCGCATGCGGCGGCGCTGGGCATTTCGCTGCTCGCCTACGTCTTTGCCCGCCGCCACGCCCGCAACCGGGCTTTCAGCTTCGGCACCGGCAAGGTGAACGCGCTGGCCGGATTCGCCAGTGCGCTGCTGCTGGTCTTCGTCACCCTGCTGATGCTGTGGGAGAGCCTGCACCGGCTGGTCGATCCGGTGGCGATCTCCTTCGACCAGGCGCTGGTGGTCACGCTGGTCGGTCTGGCCGTCAACATCGCGAGCGCAGCCATCCTGATGCGCGGTCCGTCGGGCGACGATGCGGAGCATCACCATCACGGCCATGATCACCATCATGGCCACGGCCATGACCACCATCACGGCCACGGCCACGGCCATGCGCACGAGGAGCACGACCACAATCTGCGGGGCGCCATCCTGCATGTGCTCGCCGACATCGCGACGTCGGTGCTGGCTGTGCTGGCGCTGCTGGGTGGCAAGCATCTGGGCGCGTCCTGGCTGGACCCGGCGATGGGCATCGTCGGCGCGGCGGTGATCGCCCGCTGGTCCTGGGGCCTGCTGCGCGACACCGGCCGGGTGCTGCTCGACCAGGAGGCGCCGGCCGACCTGCGCGAGGCGGTGCGCGGCGCCATCGAGGCGGACGGCGATTCCCGCATCGCCGACCTGCATGTCTGGTCGATCGGTCCGGGGCTGTTCACGACGGTGCTGTCGGTGGTCAGCCACGAACCGCACAGCCCGGAGCATTACAAGGCTCTGCTCCCCGCCGGGCTGGGGCTGGTCCATCCGGTCGTCGAGGTGCGGCGCTGTCCCGGCGAGGCGGGGTGCTGA